A region from the Linepithema humile isolate Giens D197 chromosome 1, Lhum_UNIL_v1.0, whole genome shotgun sequence genome encodes:
- the LOC105678074 gene encoding putative serine protease K12H4.7, which yields MQFPLLLLTLLGVINISTAWRTFLRGRSKHGNLGEPLLSSKTYVLPKEQWFTQYLDHFNPTETRVWKQRYFVNSNFYKPNGPIFLLIGAEGMANATWMVEGQWIEYAKEFGAMCFYVEHRFYGKSHPTADLSVKNLVYLSSQQALADLAYFIENVNIGYKFSNNTKWIVFGGSYGGSLAAWVRAKYPHLVHGAVSASGPLLAQIDFQEYFVVVANALKEYSQKCIDTVAEANRVFHILLHHVVGQQEIQKKFKLCDPIDPGHTKKTDISNLYETLAGNFAGIVQYNKDNRQNSQTANITVETVCNILENDKIGSPIDRLAYVNSMILNATEEKCLDYRYGKMIRELRNVTWASEQAEGGRQWMYQTCTEFGFFQTSTAQTKIFSDSFPVNFFVQQCIDIFGPKFNLDLLDSAVYRTNVLYGALDLQVTNVVFVHGSVDPWHVLGITRSSNPQAPAILINGTAHCADMYPSSEHDVPQLKEARLQIKDLIKQWLKN from the exons ATGCAGTTtccacttttattattaactctattgggtgtaataaatattagtactGCATGGCGTACTTTCTTGAGAGGCCGGAGTAAACATGGCAATTTGGGAGAACCACTTTTGTCTTCTAAAACATATGTGCTTCCTAAAGAACAATGGTTTACACAGTATTTAGACCATTTTAATCCAACTGAAACCCGTGTTTGGAAGCAG AGATATTTTGTTAACTCCAATTTTTACAAGCCTAATGGCCCAATATTCTTATTGATTGGTGCAGAAGGTATGGCAAATGCCACATGGATGGTGGAAGGTCAATGGATTGAATATGCCAAAGAATTTGGAGCAATGTGTTTTTATGTAGAACATCGTTTTTATGGAAAGAGCCATCCTACTGC aGATCTCAGTGTAAAGAACTTGGTGTACCTAAGCTCGCAACAAGCATTAGCAGATTtagcatattttattgaaaacgttaatATTGGATACAAATTTTCGAACAACACGAAATGGATTGTATTTGGAGGATCGTACGGTGGATCTTTAGCTGCATGGGTGCGCGCAAAGTATCCTCATTTGGTACATGGTGCTGTGTCTGCTAGTGGACCATTGCTAGCACAAATTGATTTCCAAG AATATTTTGTTGTTGTTGCAAATGCCCTGAAAGAGTATTCTCAAAAATGCATTGACACAGTAGCAGAAGCTAACAGAGTGTTCCACATATTACTACATCACGTCGTCGGTCAACAGgaaatacagaaaaaattCAA ATTGTGCGATCCAATTGATCCCGGACATACAAAGAAAACAGACATCTCTAATCTGTACGAAACATTAGCGGGTAACTTTGCTGGCATTGTACAATACAATAAGGATAATCGCCAAAACTCCCAAACTGCCAATATCACTGTTGAAACTGTATGCAATATATTGGAAAACGATAAGATAGGAAGTCCTATTGATAGACTCGCTTATGTAAATAGCATGATATTAAATGCTACCGAAGAGAAGTGTTTAGATTATAGATATGGCAAGATGATCCGTGAACTTCGAAATGTCACATGGGCTAGCGAGCAAGCGGAAGGAG GACGTCAATGGATGTATCAGACTTGTACAGAGTTTGGATTCTTTCAAACCTCAACTGCGCAGACCAAGATATTCAGCGATAGCTTTCCAGTGAACTTTTTTGTACAGCAATGCATCGATATCTTCGGACCTAA ATTCAACTTGGATTTATTGGACTCTGCCGTCTATCGAACGAATGTTTTATATGGCGCATTAGATCTACAAGTGACAAATGTAGTATTTGTACACGGTTCTGTCGATCCTTGGCACGTACTGGGCATTACACGCTCTTCTAATCCACAGGCACCTGCCATCCTCATCAATG gcaCTGCTCATTGTGCGGATATGTATCCTTCGTCCGAACATGATGTGCCTCAGTTAAAAGAGGCTAGACTACAAATAAAAGACCTAATCAAACAATGGCTAAAAAACTGA
- the LOC105678073 gene encoding solute carrier family 53 member 1-like — MKFAEHLSAHITPEWRKQYISYEEMKAMLYTAVEEAPSDESVEPEVISRHFASFDEVFFTFCDRELKKINTFYSEKLAEATRKYAALQSELKIALEQGSGKNKGKTSMKPILPARKLRDLKLAFSEFYLSLILLQNYQNLNHTGFRKILKKHDKLLSVDAGSKWRVECVETSHFYTSKDIDRLIQETEATVTNDLEGGDRQRAMKRLRVPPLGEHQSPWTTFKVGLFSGSFIILSVAVVLSAIFHDSGENLKIAFRLYRGPFLIIEFLFLIGINVYGWRSSGVNHVLIFELDPRNHLSEQHLMELAAVLGVVWTLSLLSFLYSTSLSIPPYVNPLALVCIMVVFLINPIKVFRHEARFWLLKIIGRVLISPFAYVNFADFWLADQFNSLATAFLDFHFLICFYITNGDWLKAGDTTQCMSGSLIIRPIVNCLPAWFRFAQCVRRYRDSKEAFPHLVNAGKYSTTFLVVAFSTLYAYNAAEYENRWENPWLWLWLCSCLLNSIYSYTWDLKMDWGLLDSNAGENRFLREEVVYSTAWFYYFAIIEDFILRFIWIASFILVECRYISGDLMTSIVAPLEVFRRFVWNFFRLENEHLNNCGKFRAVRDISIAPIESSDQTQILRMMDDENGVLNRGKRKSGGKKQNNTKEEKRALLKEETIDIDISNTS; from the exons ATGAAGTTCGCAGAACATTTGTCTGCACACATTACACCCGAGTGGCGTAAGCAATATATTAGCTATGAG GAAATGAAAGCGATGCTTTACACAGCAGTGGAAGAAGCACCTTCAGATGAAAGTGTAGAACCAGAAGTGATATCACGTCATTTTGCTTCATTTGACGAGGTGTTTTTTACATTCTGTGATCgtgaattaaaaaagattaatacattttactcAG agaaGCTAGCAGAAGCCACACGTAAATATGCAGCTCTGCAAAGTGAATTGAAAATTGCATTGGAGCAGGGAAGTGGGAAGAACAAAGGAAAGACCAGCATGAAGCCAATTTTGCCTGCTAGAAAACTCAGGGACCTAAAACTTgcattttcagaattttaccTTTCCCTGATACTTCTTCAGAACTATCAGAATCTTAATCATACTGGTTTCCGCAAGATTCTCAAGAAACACGACAAG ttattaTCGGTTGATGCTGGTTCAAAATGGAGAGTCGAGTGTGTAGAGACATCACATTTCTACACATCCAAAGATATAGACAGGCTAATACAAGAAACAGAAGCTACTGTGACGAACGATCTCGAGGGTGGCGATCGGCAACGTGCCATGAAACGTCTTCGCGTACCTCCACTTGGTGAACATCAGAGTCCATGGACTACTTTCAAAGTTGGTTTATTTTCTGGCAGCTTCATTATTCTGTCAGTTGCAGTTGTTCTTTCAG CGATCTTTCACGATAGTGGAGAGAATTTGAAGATTGCATTTAGATTATATCGAGGTCCTTTTCTTATTATTGAATTCTTATTCCTTATTGGAATTAATGTGTACGGATGGAGATCCTCAGGTGTCAATCACGTGTTGATCTTCGAATTAGATCCACGAAATCACCTGTCAGAGCAACATCTCATGGAGTTAGCTGCTGTTCTCGGAGTTGTTTGGACGCTCAGTTTATTAAGTTTCTTATACAGCACCAGTTTAAGCATTCCGCCATACGTGAATCCGTTGGCGCTTGTTTGTATTATGGTGGTATTCCTAATAAATCCGATTAAAGTGTTTCGTCACGAAGCTCGTTTCTGGCTGTTGAAGATCATA GGTCGTGTTTTAATATCACCGTTTGCCTATGTGAATTTCGCTGATTTCTGGTTGGCGGATCAATTCAATAGTTTAGCGACTGCATTCCTGGactttcattttttgatatgtttttatatcacGAACGGTGACTGGTTGAAAGCGGGTGACACTACGCAGTGCATGTCTGGCTCTCTCATTATCAGGCCTATTGTGAACTGCCTACCAGCGTGGTTTCGTTTCGCGCAATGCGTTCGTCGATACCGAGACTCTAAAGAGGCGTTTCCGCATTTGGTGAACGCTGGAAAATACTCTACAACCTTCCTCGTTGTTGCCTTTAGCACTTTATACGCTTATAACGCAG cgGAGTATGAAAATCGATGGGAAAATCCATGGTTATGGCTGTGGTTGTGCAGTTGCCTTCTTAATTCGATATATTCGTACACATGGGATCTTAAAATGGATTGGGGTCTTTTAGATAGCAACGCTGGTGAAAATCGTTTTCTGCGCGAAGAAGTAGTTTATTCGACGGCT tggTTTTATTACTTCGCAATAATAGAAGATTTTATACTACGATTCATATGGATTGCGAGTTTTATTCTAGTTGAATGCAGATACATTTCTGGCGATTTAATGACTTCCATTGTGGCGCCTCTTGAGGTCTTTAG ACGATTTGTATGGAACTTTTTCCGTTTGGAGAACGAACATCTGAATAACTGTGGTAAATTCCGCGCCGTACGCGATATTTCGATAGCGCCTATTGAAAGTTCAGATCAGACGCAAATTCTGCGCATGATGGACGACGAAAATGGTGTACTTAATAGGGGAAAACGTAAGAGCGGCGGTAAAAAGCAGAATAACACGAAAGAAGAGAAACGAGCGCTGCTTAAAGAAGAAACTATtgatatcgatatatcgaacACCAGTTGA